The Burkholderiales bacterium JOSHI_001 genomic sequence TCCTGGTGGAGCCCGACCAGGCCATGGTCTGGCGCGGCCCCATGGCCACCCAGGCGCTGGACCAGCTGCTGCGCCAGACCAACTGGCAGGACCTGGACTACCTGATCGTGGACATGCCCCCGGGCACCGGCGACATCCAGCTGTCCCTGAGCCAGCGCGTGCCCATCACCGGCGCGGTGATCGTCACCACGCCGCAGGACATCGCCCTGCTGGACGCCAAGAAGGGCCTGTCCATGTTCGAAAAGGTGGGCGTGCCCATCCTGGGCCTGGTGGAGAACATGGCCGTGCACGTGTGCACCAACTGCGGCCACAAGGAACACATCTTCGGCGCCGACGGCGGCAAGCGCATGGCGGCCGAGTACAAGGTGGACTATCTCGGCGCACTGCCGCTCACGATGAAGATCCGCGAGCAGGCCGATTCCGGCACGCCCACCGTGGCGGCCGAGCCCGATGGCGAGGTGGCCGCCATCTACCGCACCGTGGCGCGCCAGGTGGCGGTGAAGATCGCCGAAAAGGCCAAGGACTATTCCAGCAAGTTCCCCACCATCACGGTGAGCAAGAACACCTGAACGTGGCCGCACCGCGGGCCGGTGCAAGCAGGAGGCGGCAGGCATGAACCCCAGCACGCAGGTCCTGGTTGTCAGCGCCGACGAGGCCTGGCGGGTGGCGCTGGTGCAGGGCCTGAACGCCGCGGCGGCGCGGCGCCCCAACCCGCATGGCCTGCAGGCGCTGGCGTGCGCCCCGGATGAAGCCGAAGCCCAGGTGCTGTCCACCGCGGGCAGCGCCGACCTGCACCTGGTGGTGATCGACCACGGCAGCGCCTCTGAAGCCACCGGGCAGCAGGCGGTGGCCGCCGCCCAGCGCATCAGCGCGGCACGGCCTGAGCTGTCGCTGTACATGGCGCTGCAGGACGACGCCGACAAGCTGTTGGTGGAACGCCTGGCCAGCGACGCCATCGTGGGCTACTTCCAGCGCGACGAGAACGACCACGCCGGCTGGCTGCGCATCCTGGCCGCCGAGGTGGCGGAAAAGGCCGACACCCCGTTCTACGACGCGCTGCGCGACTACGTGGCCCAGGCCAAGGACAGCTGGCACACGCCCGGCCATGCCGGCGGCGACGCCTTCAAGGGCAGCCCCTGGGTGGGCGACTTCCACGACTTCGTGGGCGAGGAGATGCTGCGCGCCGACCTGAGCGTGAGCGTGCCGCAGCTGGATTCGCTGCTGCACCCCACCGGCGTCATTGCGCAGGCACAGCGCCTGGCGGCCAAGGCCTTCGGCGCGCGCAAGACCTATTTCGCCACCAACGGCACCAGCACCTCCAACAAGGTGATCTTCCAGACCCTGCTGGCGCCGGGTGACACGCTGCTGCTGGACCGCAACTGCCACAAGAGCGTGCACCACGGCGTCATCCTGTCGGGTGCGCGGCCGGTGTACCTGGATTCCAGCGTGAACCGGCGCTACGGCCTGTTCGGCCCGGTGCCGCAGGCCACGATCTTTGCCGCGATCGACGCGAACCCCGGCGCCAAGGTGCTGATCCTGACCAGTTGCACCTACGACGGCCTGCGCTACGACCTGGCGCCGATCATCGAGCGGGCCCATGCGGCCGGCATCAAGGTGGTGGTGGACGAAGCCTGGTACGGCCACGCGCGCTTCCACCCCCAGTTGCGCCCCACCGCGCTGGAGTGCGGCGCCGACTACGCCACCCAGAGCACGCACAAGGTGCTGTCGGCCTTTTCGCAGGCCAGCATGATCCACGTGAACGATGCCGACTTCGACGAGCACCTGTTCCGCGAGAACTTCAACATGCACGCCTCCACCAGCCCGCAGTACAACCTGATCGCCAGCCTGGACGTGGCGCGCAAGCAGGCGGTGATGGAAGGCTACCGCTTGCTGGACCGCTGCCTGAAGTTCGCGCACGAACTGCGCGGGCAGATCAATGCCACCGGCTCCTTCCGCGTGCTGGAGTTGCCGGACCTGCTGCCCGACGAGGTGAAGCAGGACCGGATCCGTCTGGACCCGACCAAGCTGACGGTGGACCTGTCGGCCAGCGGCTGGTCGGCCGACGAGTTGCGCGACGAACTGATCGAGCGCCACAACATCCAGATCGAGAAGAACACCCACAACACGATCACGTTGCTGCTCACCCTGGGCAGCACGCGCTCCAAGGTGTCGCGCCTGTTCGATGCCATGCTGCGCCTGGCCAAGCAGCGCCGCACGCCGCTGAGCTACGGCCGCATGCCCGAAGCGCCGCGTTTCACCGCGCTGGCCTGCCTGCCGCGCGACGCCTTCTACGAAAGCGGCGAACGCCTGCCCCTGCTGGACGCCAGCGGCCAGCCCAACCCGGCGCTGCACGGCCGGGTGTGCTGCGACCAGGTGGTGCCCTACCCGCCGGGCATCCCGGTGCTGGTGCCGGGACAGGTGATCGACGGGGCCATCGTGTCCTACCTGGCGCGCCTGCTGCTCACCCAGCGCAGCATCGACCTGCACGGCCTGGCCCACCACGACGGACAGTGGCACCTGCGGGTGCTGACGCCCGCCGAACTGGCGGCCCTGCCGGTGCGCGCCTGATCCGCAGCCCCGTGTTTTCCCGGTGAATAGCATCCTCATAAACTATTCACAACTAAAGTAATTCGACCTAGACTGCGCCATCGCACGGAGGGCGCATGAAGATCGTCTGCATCGGTGGTGGGCCGGCCGGCCTGTACTTCGGCCTGCTGATGAAGCAGCTGGACCCGGCCCACGACATCACCGTGGTGGAACGCAACCGCCCCTACGACACCTTCGGCTGGGGCGTGGTGTTTTCCGACGCCACCATGGACAACATGCGCCAGTGGGACCCGGTCACCGCCGATGAGATCCAGCAGGCCTTCAACCACTGGGACGACATCGAGCTGCGCTTCAAGGGTTGCCGCATCCGATCGGGCGGCCACGGCTTCGTGGGCATCGGCCGCAAGCGCCTGCTGAACATCCTGCAGCAGCGCTGCGAACAGTTGGGCGTGAAGCTCGTGTTCGACTGCGAGGCCCACTCCGATTCGGACTACCCGGACGCCGACCTCGTGGTGGCCAGCGACGGCATCAATTCGCGCGTGCGCGGCCAGCACGCCGACGTGTTCAAGCCCGACATCGTGACGCGGCCCAACCGCTACATCTGGCTGGGCACGAAAAAGCTCTTCGACGCCTTCACCTTTGATTTCCAGCGCACCGAGCACGGTTGGTTCCAGGCGCACATCTACAAGTTCGACGCCAGCACCACCACCTTCATCGTCGAATGCCCGGAAGCGGTGTGGCGCGCGCATGGGCTGGACAGTGCGGACTCCGAGCAGTCGGTCGCCTTCTGCGAAAAGCTGTTCGCCGACAGCTTGCAGGGTGAAAAGCTGATGACCAATGCGCGCCACTTGCGCGGGTCGGCCTGGTTGAACTTCCAGCGCGTGGTCTGCGACCAGTGGTGGCTGAAGAATGCGCACGGCAGCCACGTGGTGCTGATGGGCGACGCGGTGCACACCGCGCACTTCGCCATCGGCTCGGGCACCAAGCTGGCGCTGGAAGACGCGATTGAATTGGTGAAGCAGTTCCAGGCCCACGGCCCGCAGGGCATTCCCACCGTGCTGCGCGCCTACCAGGAAGCGCGCCGCATCGAAACCCTGCGCATCCAGAACGCGGCCTGGAACGCGATGGAATGGTTCGAGGTCTGCGGCCAGCGCTACTGCGACCAGCTGCCCCCCGAGCAGTTCATGTACTCCATGCTCACGCGCAGCCAGCGCATCAGCCATGAAAACCTGCGCCTGCGCGACGCGGCCTGGCTGGGGGGCTACGAGAACTGGTTCGCACGCCGTGCCGGTGTGCCGGTGCCTGCTGGCGCTGCGGCCCCGCCCCCCATGTTCACGCCCATCACCGTGCGCGGCCTCAGGCTGAAGAACCGGGTGGTGGTCTCGCCCATGGCGCAGTACAGCTGCGTGGACGGCGTGCCGGGCGACTACCACCTGGTGCACCTGGGCGCGCGCGCCCAGGGTGGCGCCGGACTGGTGGTGGCCGAAATGACCTGCCCCAGCCCCGAAGCGCGCATCACCCCCGGCTGCCCGGGTTTGTGGAACGACGCGCAGGGCGCCGCCTGGCAGCGCATCGTGGACTGGGTGCACACCCGCAGCGACGCCAGCATCGCCATGCAGCTGGGCCATGCCGGCCCCAAGGGGTCGACCAACGCGCCCTGGGACGGCGCTGGCGCCGACCAGCCGCTGGCCGATGGCAACTGGCCGCTGATGTCCGCCAGTGCGCAAGCCTATCTGCGCAATGGCGCGGTACCGCGCGCGATGGACCGCGCCGACATGGACCGCGTGAAAGCCGACTTCGTGGCCGCCACGCGCCGCGCCGCGGCGGCTGGCTTCGACTGGCTGGAACTGCACTGCGCGCACGGCTACCTGCTGTCGGCCTTCATCTCGCCGCTGACCAACCACCGCCATGACGAATACGGCGGCAGCCTGGCCCGTCGACTGCGCTACCCGCTGGAGGTGTTCGCCGCGGTGCGCGCCGCCTGGCCGGCAGAGCGGCCGATGTCGGTGCGCATCTCGGCGCACGACTGGGTGGAGGGCGGCATCACACCCGCCGATGCGGTGCAGATCGCTGGGGCCTTCAAGGACGCCGGGGCCGACCTCATCGACGTGTCGTCCGGCCAGGTTTCGCCGGACCAGAAGCCCACCTACGGCCGCATGTACCAGACGCCGTTTTCCGACCGCATCCGCCAGGAGGTGGGCATCGCCACCATGGCGGTGGGCGCCATCAGCGAGGCCGACCACGTGAACGCCATCATCGCCGCCGGCCGCGCCGACCTGTGCGCGGTGGGCCGCCCGCACCTGGCCCACCCGGCCTGGACGCTGACCGAGGCCGCCCGCATTGGCTACGCCGGCCTGGCCTGGCCGGCGCCTTACCGCGCCGCCAAGCCGCAACTGGAAGCCCTCTTCGCGCGTGAACAGTCGCTGGCGCGCCAATCCAACGGCGCCAAGGCTTGAACGGGGCCCCCATGACTCGCAATCCGCAGCACAAGTTGTTGAAGGCCCTGGGCGACCAGGCCATCGGCCTGGAAGGGCGCGCGCAATCGAACGACCACCAGGCCGTGAAGCTGTGGTTGCGCTTGCTGTCCTGCAGCGCGCAGATCGAGCAGGAGATCCGCAGCCGCCTGCGCCAGCGCTTTGACACCTCGCTGCCCCGCTTCGACTACCTGGCCCAGCTGGAACGCCACCCGCAGGGCCTGCGCATGAACGCGCTGTCGCGCTACCTGATGGTGACCGGCGGCAACGTCACCGGCCTGACCGACCAGCTGGTGGCCGAAGGCCATGTGGAACGTGTGCCCGACGCGGAGGACCGGCGCTCGATCAGCGTGCGCCTGACGACCGCCGGGCGGCGCCACTTCCTGCGCATGGCCCAGGAGCACGAGGCCTGGCTGATCGAGCTGTTCGACGGTTTCGACACGCCGCAGCGCGACGCCTTGTATGAGCTGCTGGGCGGCCTGCGATTGCACCTGGCCCAACGCGGTGCCCCTCCCGACAAGGAAACATGACATGACCAAGCCCCTGGACCCCGCCTTGGCCGCGGGCAACCGCAAGGCCCTGGCCGGCTACGCCGCGCAGCACTTCCTGTGGCAGGTGGATGGGGGCGTGGCCACCGTCACCCTGAACCGGCCCGAACGCAAGAACCCGCTCACCTTCGACAGCTACGCCGAACTGCGCGACCTGTTCCGCGCGCTGAAGTACGCCACCGACGTGCATGGGGTGGTGCTCAGCGGCGCGGGCGGCAACTTCTGCTCGGGCGGCGACGTGCATGAAATCATCGGCCCGCTGATCGGGCTGTCCGCGCCCGACCTGCTGGCCTTCACCCGCATGACCGGCGACCTGGTCAACGCCATGCGCGGCTGCCCGCAGCCCATCGTGGCCGCGGTGGACGGGGTGTGCGCCGGTGCCGGCGCCATCATGGCGATGGCGTCCGACCTGCGCCTGGGCACCGCACGCAGCAAGACCGCCTTCCTGTTCAACCGCGTCGGTCTGGCCGGCTGCGACATGGGCGCCTGCGCCATCCTGCCCCGGCTGATCGGCCAGGGCCGGGCGAGCGAACTGCTCTACACCGGCCGTTCACTGGGCGGCGAAGAGGGCGAGCGCTGGGGCTTCTTCAACCGCCTGGTCGAGCCCGACGCCTTGCTGGCCGAAGCCCAGGCCCTGGCCCAGCAATTGGCCGCCGGCCCCACCTTCGCCAACGGCATCACCAAGACCATGCTGCACCAGGAGTGGTCCATGACCATCGAACAGGCCGTGGAGGCCGAAGCCCAGGCCCAGGCCCTGTGCATGCTGACCCAGGACTACCAGCGCGCCTACGACGCCTTCGTAGCGCGCCGCAAGCCGGTGTTCGAAGGCAACTGAAGCGGGAGCATGCGCATGGCCGACACCCGCCACCTGGACTGGCCCTTCTTCGAGCCGCGCCACGCCGAGCTGGCGCGCGCGGTGGACGCGTGGGCCACGAACCATGTTTCGCAGGCCCACAACCTCGACACCGACGGCCAATGCCGCGCCCTGGTGCGTGCCTTGGGCCGGGGCGGTTGGCTGGCCCATGCCGTGGGCGGGCGCGCCTGGGGCGGCGCGGCCGAGGCCATCGACACCCGCGCCATCTGCCTGCTGCGCGAAACCCTGGCGCGCCACGCCGGCCTGGCCGATTTCGCCTTCGCGATGCAGGGTCTGGGCTCGGGCGCCATCAGCCTGGCGGGCAGTGAAGAACAGAAGGCCCGCTACCTGCCGCGCGTGGCGCGTGGCGAGGCCATCGCGGCCTTTGCGCTGTCCGAGCCCGCGGCAGGTTCCGATGTGGCAGCGATGGCCTGCGCGGCGCGGCCAGACGGCGACGGCTACGTGCTGAACGGCGAGAAGACCTGGATCTCCAACGGCGGCATCGCCGACTTCTACGTCGTGTTCGCTCGCAGCGGCGAAGGTGCTGAAAGCCAACGGGGTTCGCGCGGCATCAGCGCCTTCATCGTGGATGCCGATGCACCAGGCCTGTCCATTGCCGAGCGCATCCAGGTCATCGCACCGCACCCGCTGGCGCGCTTGTCCTTCCAGGGCTGCCGTGTCAAGGCGGCGCAGCGCATTGGCACGCCGGGCGAGGGATTCAAGATCGCGATGCGCACACTGGACGTGTTCCGCACTTCGGTGGCGGCGGCGGCGCTGGGCTTTGCCCGCCGGGCGCTGGACGAAGCCTTGCAGCGTGCCACCACCCGGCCGATGTTCGGCGGCGTGCTGGCCGACTTCCAGCTGACCCAGGCCAAGCTGGCGCAGATGGCCACCACCATCGACAGCGCGGCCCTGCTCACCTACCGCGCGGCCTGGCAGCGCGACCAGGGCCGCAGCGTCACGCGCGAAGCCGCGATGGCCAAGATGGTGGCCACCGAAGGTGCGCAGCAGGTGATCGACGCTGCGGTTCAGCTGTTCGGCGGCCTGGGCGTGGTGAGCGACATGCCGGTGGAGCGCCTGTACCGCGAGATCCGCGCGCTGCGCATCTACGAAGGCGCCACCGAGGTGCAGCAGCTCATCATCGCGCGTGAGCTGTTGAAAGACCTGCCATCGGGAGCTTGAAACCATGGCCAGCGCCCACATCGACACCTTTGCCCGCGACCACCTGCCGCCGACGCAGCAGATGCCGGAGTTCCTGTTCGAGCTGCCCGAACTGCAGTTCCCGCCGCAGCTGAATTGCGCCACCGAACTGCTGGACCGTGCCGTGGCGCGTGGCTGGGGCGAACGGCCCGCCATCCTGGCACGCGGCCTGCGCTGGACCTATGCCGACCTGCTGGACCGCGCCGACCGCATCGCCCATGTGCTGGTGCAGGACATGGGCCTGGTGCCCGGCAACCGCGTGCTGCTGCGTGCGCCCAACAACCCCCTGCTGGCGGCCTGCTGGTTCGCGGTGATGAAGGCCGGCGGCATTGCGGTGGCCACCATGCCACTGCTGCGGGCCAAGGAACTGAAGGCCATTGCCGACATCGGTCGCGTGAGCCATGCCTTGTGCGACGCGCGCCTGGCCGACGAGATGCACTTGGCCCTGCCCGATTGCCCCGGGCTGGCGCGTGAACGCATTCGCTACTTCAATGGGGACAGTGGCCCTGACAGCCTGGAAGCCGCAATGCAGCGCCACGACACGCCCTTCACGAACGTGGACACCGCCAGCGACGACACCTGCCTGCTGGGCTTCACCTCCGGCACCACCGGCGTGCCCAAGGCCACCATGCACTTCCACCGCGACGTGATGGCGGTGTGCCACTGCTTCCCGCCGCATGTGCTGAAACCCCAGGCCGACGATGTGTTCATCGGCAGCCCGCCGCTGGCCTTCACCTTCGGCCTGGGCGGCCTGCTGCTGTTTCCGCTGTCGGTGGGCGCCTGCACCGCACTGGTCGAACGTGTGGGGGCGCCGCAGTTGCTGGAGGGCATCCGGGACTTCGGCGCCACGGTGCTGTTCACCGCGCCCACGTCCTACCGGGCGCTGGCGGCCCATGGCGAGGCGCTGCGCGCCAGCCGGCTGCGCCAATGCGTCTCCGCTGGCGAGGCCCTGCCTGCGGCCACCCGCGCCTTGTGGAAACAGGCCACCGGCATCGAGCTGATCGACGGCATCGGCGCCACCGAACTGCTGCAC encodes the following:
- a CDS encoding acyl-CoA synthetase/AMP-acid ligase (PFAM: AMP-binding enzyme) gives rise to the protein MASAHIDTFARDHLPPTQQMPEFLFELPELQFPPQLNCATELLDRAVARGWGERPAILARGLRWTYADLLDRADRIAHVLVQDMGLVPGNRVLLRAPNNPLLAACWFAVMKAGGIAVATMPLLRAKELKAIADIGRVSHALCDARLADEMHLALPDCPGLARERIRYFNGDSGPDSLEAAMQRHDTPFTNVDTASDDTCLLGFTSGTTGVPKATMHFHRDVMAVCHCFPPHVLKPQADDVFIGSPPLAFTFGLGGLLLFPLSVGACTALVERVGAPQLLEGIRDFGATVLFTAPTSYRALAAHGEALRASRLRQCVSAGEALPAATRALWKQATGIELIDGIGATELLHIFISADAAHARPGATGLAVPGYRAEVVDDEGRAVPVGTVGRLRVKGPTGCRYLGDARQAQYVKDGWNYTGDAYSMDADGYFHYHARTDDMIVSAGYNIAAPEVEEALLQHPAVAECGVAGVPDAERGQVVKAWVVLRPGQAADAALAAALQDFVKQTVAPYKYPRAVAFVAALPRTPTGKLQRFRLRELDDTKP
- a CDS encoding ATPase involved in chromosome partitioning (PFAM: ParA/MinD ATPase like), which gives rise to MTQPTESALLDALKAVIDPNTGKDFVSTKALKNLRVDGGDVAFDVVLGYPAKSQIPALRRALIEAARGVAGVGNVSANVTQHIVAHSAQRGVQLLPGVKNIVAVASGKGGVGKSTTAANLALALAAEGANVGMLDADIYGPSQPMMLGVSGRPDSADGKTMEPLVGHGIQVMSIGFLVEPDQAMVWRGPMATQALDQLLRQTNWQDLDYLIVDMPPGTGDIQLSLSQRVPITGAVIVTTPQDIALLDAKKGLSMFEKVGVPILGLVENMAVHVCTNCGHKEHIFGADGGKRMAAEYKVDYLGALPLTMKIREQADSGTPTVAAEPDGEVAAIYRTVARQVAVKIAEKAKDYSSKFPTITVSKNT
- a CDS encoding arginine/lysine/ornithine decarboxylase (PFAM: Orn/Lys/Arg decarboxylase, C-terminal domain; Orn/Lys/Arg decarboxylase, major domain); this translates as MNPSTQVLVVSADEAWRVALVQGLNAAAARRPNPHGLQALACAPDEAEAQVLSTAGSADLHLVVIDHGSASEATGQQAVAAAQRISAARPELSLYMALQDDADKLLVERLASDAIVGYFQRDENDHAGWLRILAAEVAEKADTPFYDALRDYVAQAKDSWHTPGHAGGDAFKGSPWVGDFHDFVGEEMLRADLSVSVPQLDSLLHPTGVIAQAQRLAAKAFGARKTYFATNGTSTSNKVIFQTLLAPGDTLLLDRNCHKSVHHGVILSGARPVYLDSSVNRRYGLFGPVPQATIFAAIDANPGAKVLILTSCTYDGLRYDLAPIIERAHAAGIKVVVDEAWYGHARFHPQLRPTALECGADYATQSTHKVLSAFSQASMIHVNDADFDEHLFRENFNMHASTSPQYNLIASLDVARKQAVMEGYRLLDRCLKFAHELRGQINATGSFRVLELPDLLPDEVKQDRIRLDPTKLTVDLSASGWSADELRDELIERHNIQIEKNTHNTITLLLTLGSTRSKVSRLFDAMLRLAKQRRTPLSYGRMPEAPRFTALACLPRDAFYESGERLPLLDASGQPNPALHGRVCCDQVVPYPPGIPVLVPGQVIDGAIVSYLARLLLTQRSIDLHGLAHHDGQWHLRVLTPAELAALPVRA
- a CDS encoding transcriptional regulator (PFAM: MarR family) — encoded protein: MTRNPQHKLLKALGDQAIGLEGRAQSNDHQAVKLWLRLLSCSAQIEQEIRSRLRQRFDTSLPRFDYLAQLERHPQGLRMNALSRYLMVTGGNVTGLTDQLVAEGHVERVPDAEDRRSISVRLTTAGRRHFLRMAQEHEAWLIELFDGFDTPQRDALYELLGGLRLHLAQRGAPPDKET
- a CDS encoding NADH:flavin oxidoreductase (PFAM: FAD binding domain; NADH:flavin oxidoreductase / NADH oxidase family), with the translated sequence MKIVCIGGGPAGLYFGLLMKQLDPAHDITVVERNRPYDTFGWGVVFSDATMDNMRQWDPVTADEIQQAFNHWDDIELRFKGCRIRSGGHGFVGIGRKRLLNILQQRCEQLGVKLVFDCEAHSDSDYPDADLVVASDGINSRVRGQHADVFKPDIVTRPNRYIWLGTKKLFDAFTFDFQRTEHGWFQAHIYKFDASTTTFIVECPEAVWRAHGLDSADSEQSVAFCEKLFADSLQGEKLMTNARHLRGSAWLNFQRVVCDQWWLKNAHGSHVVLMGDAVHTAHFAIGSGTKLALEDAIELVKQFQAHGPQGIPTVLRAYQEARRIETLRIQNAAWNAMEWFEVCGQRYCDQLPPEQFMYSMLTRSQRISHENLRLRDAAWLGGYENWFARRAGVPVPAGAAAPPPMFTPITVRGLRLKNRVVVSPMAQYSCVDGVPGDYHLVHLGARAQGGAGLVVAEMTCPSPEARITPGCPGLWNDAQGAAWQRIVDWVHTRSDASIAMQLGHAGPKGSTNAPWDGAGADQPLADGNWPLMSASAQAYLRNGAVPRAMDRADMDRVKADFVAATRRAAAAGFDWLELHCAHGYLLSAFISPLTNHRHDEYGGSLARRLRYPLEVFAAVRAAWPAERPMSVRISAHDWVEGGITPADAVQIAGAFKDAGADLIDVSSGQVSPDQKPTYGRMYQTPFSDRIRQEVGIATMAVGAISEADHVNAIIAAGRADLCAVGRPHLAHPAWTLTEAARIGYAGLAWPAPYRAAKPQLEALFAREQSLARQSNGAKA
- a CDS encoding enoyl-CoA hydratase/carnithine racemase (PFAM: Enoyl-CoA hydratase/isomerase family) — its product is MTKPLDPALAAGNRKALAGYAAQHFLWQVDGGVATVTLNRPERKNPLTFDSYAELRDLFRALKYATDVHGVVLSGAGGNFCSGGDVHEIIGPLIGLSAPDLLAFTRMTGDLVNAMRGCPQPIVAAVDGVCAGAGAIMAMASDLRLGTARSKTAFLFNRVGLAGCDMGACAILPRLIGQGRASELLYTGRSLGGEEGERWGFFNRLVEPDALLAEAQALAQQLAAGPTFANGITKTMLHQEWSMTIEQAVEAEAQAQALCMLTQDYQRAYDAFVARRKPVFEGN
- a CDS encoding acyl-CoA dehydrogenase (PFAM: Acyl-CoA dehydrogenase, C-terminal domain; Acyl-CoA dehydrogenase, middle domain; Acyl-CoA dehydrogenase, N-terminal domain); amino-acid sequence: MADTRHLDWPFFEPRHAELARAVDAWATNHVSQAHNLDTDGQCRALVRALGRGGWLAHAVGGRAWGGAAEAIDTRAICLLRETLARHAGLADFAFAMQGLGSGAISLAGSEEQKARYLPRVARGEAIAAFALSEPAAGSDVAAMACAARPDGDGYVLNGEKTWISNGGIADFYVVFARSGEGAESQRGSRGISAFIVDADAPGLSIAERIQVIAPHPLARLSFQGCRVKAAQRIGTPGEGFKIAMRTLDVFRTSVAAAALGFARRALDEALQRATTRPMFGGVLADFQLTQAKLAQMATTIDSAALLTYRAAWQRDQGRSVTREAAMAKMVATEGAQQVIDAAVQLFGGLGVVSDMPVERLYREIRALRIYEGATEVQQLIIARELLKDLPSGA